The following coding sequences lie in one Methylotenera versatilis 301 genomic window:
- a CDS encoding glycosyltransferase family 2 protein has protein sequence MKKFQEKRPIFTVFTPTFNRAHTLHRVYDSLKSQTFTDFEWVVVDDGSTDGTYQLIKDWQQSSEFPIVYLQQPNYGKHIAFNRGVKKAKGSLFLPIDSDDAFLPNSLSIMWHWWQLIPDNERQQYTGIVTLCQFENGQVCGDVFAAHPLDTNALNLRYKYKKRGETWGFHRTEILKKYPFPEDISVRFVPENIVWDAIAKEYKIRCINEPLRVFYQDSGNQITKANPKKKALVKDYFLQMLNRDFKYFHNDPKTFIKWAMLYVRYSLHAGDVRFMQFSRFKSVSVFVLCTLAIFPGLLIFCSDNLRKVANT, from the coding sequence ATGAAAAAATTCCAAGAAAAACGCCCTATATTTACCGTATTTACACCTACATTTAACCGTGCCCATACATTGCACCGGGTTTACGATAGCCTGAAGTCACAAACGTTTACAGATTTTGAATGGGTGGTGGTAGATGATGGTTCAACTGATGGCACCTATCAGTTAATTAAAGACTGGCAGCAATCAAGTGAGTTTCCAATTGTTTATTTGCAACAACCAAACTACGGTAAGCACATCGCGTTTAATCGGGGCGTTAAAAAAGCAAAAGGAAGTTTGTTTTTACCTATTGACTCAGATGATGCTTTTTTGCCGAACTCCTTGTCTATTATGTGGCACTGGTGGCAATTAATTCCCGATAATGAGCGTCAACAATATACTGGTATTGTGACTTTATGCCAGTTTGAGAATGGACAAGTCTGTGGAGATGTATTTGCAGCACATCCCTTAGATACCAACGCTTTAAATTTGCGTTATAAATATAAAAAACGTGGTGAAACTTGGGGTTTTCACCGAACAGAAATTTTAAAAAAATACCCATTTCCAGAAGATATTTCAGTGCGATTTGTACCTGAGAATATTGTGTGGGACGCGATTGCAAAAGAATACAAGATTAGGTGTATTAACGAGCCACTTAGAGTGTTCTATCAAGACTCGGGTAATCAAATTACCAAAGCTAACCCCAAGAAAAAAGCTTTAGTTAAGGATTATTTTTTGCAGATGCTAAATCGTGATTTTAAGTATTTTCATAATGACCCTAAGACATTTATTAAGTGGGCTATGTTGTATGTGAGATATAGCCTTCATGCAGGCGATGTTCGCTTTATGCAATTCTCGAGATTCAAAAGTGTAAGTGTATTTGTGCTTTGTACCCTAGCAATTTTCCCAGGCTTGCTTATATTCTGTTCAGATAATCTGCGCAAAGTTGCAAATACATGA
- a CDS encoding polysaccharide biosynthesis tyrosine autokinase, with the protein MESSNNYLINNNSQTDDHIRIGDALIAHAKLKQHDVERVLELQKSKNMLFGDAAIALGLIKDSDLKKVLSKQFNYPYVNEGGLPLSKTLVAAHAPFSEEVEELRRLRSQLLICWFDLGYKTLAVTSASPEDGASRVAANLAIVFSQLNKKTLLIDANLRKSVQNKLFNVETKLGLSNILANKQGSYELSRQPDFPNLSILSAGTEVPNPQELLSQDGLAELILNLEKVYDIILFDTTPMNLGSDALTIVSKAKGAIIVARKDHTLATEVQYLHKQLNLTGAKVIGSVIQEF; encoded by the coding sequence ATGGAATCTTCAAATAATTATTTAATTAATAACAATAGCCAGACCGATGATCATATCCGTATTGGTGATGCGTTAATTGCACATGCGAAATTGAAACAGCACGATGTTGAACGTGTGCTTGAGCTGCAAAAAAGTAAGAATATGCTATTTGGAGATGCTGCAATAGCACTTGGTTTAATCAAAGATAGCGACCTCAAAAAAGTATTATCTAAACAGTTTAACTATCCATATGTAAATGAAGGCGGTCTGCCTCTGAGTAAAACTTTGGTCGCTGCACATGCTCCATTTAGCGAAGAGGTTGAGGAATTAAGAAGGTTAAGAAGTCAATTGCTCATATGTTGGTTTGATTTAGGGTACAAAACCTTAGCGGTCACTTCAGCAAGCCCCGAAGATGGTGCGAGCCGCGTTGCAGCTAATTTGGCCATAGTATTTTCACAGCTCAATAAAAAGACACTGTTAATTGATGCAAATTTACGTAAGTCAGTTCAAAACAAATTATTCAATGTAGAAACAAAGCTTGGGTTATCTAATATTTTAGCCAATAAGCAGGGGAGTTATGAGTTGTCTCGTCAACCTGATTTTCCTAACTTATCAATCTTATCTGCAGGTACAGAGGTTCCAAATCCACAAGAGTTGTTAAGCCAGGATGGCTTGGCCGAATTAATCTTAAATTTAGAAAAAGTCTACGACATTATTTTATTTGATACCACACCAATGAATTTAGGCTCGGATGCATTGACCATCGTTTCAAAAGCTAAAGGTGCAATCATCGTTGCCCGCAAAGATCACACATTAGCAACAGAAGTTCAATATTTGCATAAACAATTGAACCTAACTGGCGCCAAAGTTATTGGCAGTGTAATTCAGGAGTTTTAA
- a CDS encoding glycosyltransferase, producing the protein MHILFFTSEQWPTFRADLTILFGKYLPRFDVTCDLVTEQDTNDLLKPVAWPAGKALLCKVPKNRAGQYLIKFLHQCKVLVTTNYSHYQAVQVRDMTVIALLAIMVCKIKKKPFYYWLSYPQSEGQVQRAKARGVGAGMRYWFPLIQGTIGQYLLYKIILPNAQHVFVQSETMLQMVAQRGIAKEKMTPVPMGVDLQAAQQKLLPSDNPLLVNKRVLVYLGTLDRVRQIEILFNMLAIVRESIPNIMLVLAGDTEDKAHRAWLEQEARSLGVMDSILWTGWLPMQEAWRYVAAAEIGLSPIPRGYLLDMGSPTKAIEYMALGLPVVMNDNPDQALVARESGAATCVPLDAKSFATAITHLLNDTEAKTTMQTKGIEYVNKVRGYGQLAINLSSTYHQLISKLS; encoded by the coding sequence ATGCACATACTTTTTTTTACCAGTGAACAGTGGCCAACGTTTAGGGCAGACTTAACTATTCTGTTTGGAAAGTATCTGCCACGTTTTGATGTTACTTGCGACTTAGTAACAGAGCAAGATACCAATGACCTATTAAAACCTGTAGCTTGGCCAGCGGGAAAAGCCTTGTTATGCAAGGTACCCAAAAATCGTGCTGGGCAATACCTCATTAAGTTTTTACACCAATGCAAAGTTTTAGTCACAACTAACTATAGTCACTATCAAGCGGTGCAAGTGAGAGATATGACCGTCATTGCATTGCTTGCCATAATGGTATGTAAGATTAAAAAGAAACCATTCTACTATTGGCTTTCATATCCCCAGTCAGAAGGTCAGGTGCAGCGTGCTAAAGCGCGTGGCGTAGGTGCTGGAATGCGTTACTGGTTTCCGTTAATTCAAGGCACTATTGGTCAATATTTGCTCTATAAAATAATATTGCCAAACGCACAACATGTTTTTGTTCAATCTGAAACGATGCTGCAAATGGTCGCTCAGCGTGGTATAGCTAAAGAAAAGATGACGCCAGTACCAATGGGCGTAGATTTACAAGCTGCACAACAAAAACTACTACCTAGCGACAATCCATTATTGGTGAATAAACGGGTTTTAGTTTATTTAGGTACTTTAGATCGCGTTCGACAAATTGAAATTTTATTCAATATGTTGGCGATAGTGCGTGAAAGTATTCCGAACATTATGCTGGTATTGGCAGGAGACACGGAAGACAAAGCACACCGCGCTTGGTTAGAGCAAGAGGCCCGTAGTTTAGGGGTAATGGACTCAATACTGTGGACTGGATGGCTGCCTATGCAGGAAGCTTGGCGTTATGTAGCTGCAGCCGAAATTGGTTTGTCGCCAATACCTCGCGGGTATTTATTAGACATGGGTTCTCCTACTAAGGCGATTGAATACATGGCGCTCGGACTGCCTGTGGTCATGAATGATAATCCAGATCAAGCACTAGTTGCTAGAGAGAGTGGCGCCGCCACCTGTGTGCCACTTGATGCGAAGTCTTTTGCAACGGCTATCACTCATTTGCTAAATGATACTGAGGCTAAAACTACTATGCAGACTAAGGGCATCGAGTATGTGAATAAAGTACGTGGTTATGGGCAACTCGCAATCAATCTGTCCTCAACATATCATCAGCTCATCTCAAAACTGTCATAA
- the xrtB gene encoding exosortase B, whose amino-acid sequence MLNPSENFRQASFLKLTNHILRWLPVIVGLLILYTPTVQFLSDNLWNTEDQAHGPIILFVVFYLFWQKRQVFLQEKNDFKPILGGTLLLLGLLMYAVGHSQEILLFEIGSLVPILTGVTLLTLGVSSFNQLWFAIFFTIFMIPLPSVVVDLLTNPLKQYISLLAEVILYQLGYPIARSGVTISIGYYQLLVANACSGLHSMFSLSALGFLYLYLMQYKNWSRNLLIIASILPIAFLANLIRVITLILVTYYYGDEVGQGFVHKFAGMLLFATSLMFIFLFDSVIGKLSFFKDKQSAQTVSNSI is encoded by the coding sequence GTGTTAAATCCTAGTGAGAATTTTAGACAAGCTAGTTTTTTGAAACTGACAAATCATATTTTAAGATGGTTACCAGTCATTGTTGGCTTGTTAATACTTTACACGCCAACGGTTCAGTTTCTTTCTGATAATTTGTGGAATACAGAAGATCAAGCGCACGGACCAATCATTCTGTTCGTAGTTTTTTATTTATTCTGGCAAAAGCGGCAAGTTTTTTTACAGGAAAAGAATGATTTCAAACCTATTTTAGGTGGAACATTGTTATTGCTTGGCCTGCTAATGTATGCCGTGGGGCATTCACAAGAAATATTATTATTTGAAATTGGCTCTCTTGTTCCGATACTCACTGGTGTGACTTTGCTCACATTAGGAGTAAGTAGCTTTAATCAATTGTGGTTTGCTATTTTCTTCACAATATTCATGATTCCTTTACCGAGTGTCGTAGTAGACCTATTAACTAATCCATTAAAACAATATATCTCGCTGCTTGCAGAGGTTATTTTGTATCAATTGGGTTATCCAATAGCACGAAGCGGAGTCACCATTTCAATTGGATATTATCAATTATTAGTAGCTAACGCATGTTCAGGCTTGCATTCAATGTTTTCGTTATCAGCATTGGGTTTTTTATATTTGTATTTAATGCAATATAAAAACTGGTCACGTAATTTATTGATTATCGCCAGCATTCTGCCTATAGCTTTTCTGGCTAACCTAATTCGCGTCATCACGCTAATATTGGTGACTTACTACTATGGCGATGAGGTTGGGCAGGGTTTCGTGCATAAATTTGCTGGAATGCTTTTGTTTGCAACTTCATTAATGTTCATCTTCTTGTTTGATAGCGTGATAGGCAAGCTGTCATTTTTTAAAGACAAGCAATCCGCTCAAACTGTTTCTAACTCAATATGA
- a CDS encoding polysaccharide pyruvyl transferase family protein — protein sequence MVNSPYSKESVRLGILHYLLGRGLAGLAGFATVILLVRYMDVQSYAGFTALTGLIAMSGVFAGLGLERAVSRYVPEARLERSASELGSFIWRISLVRLSAALFVCLIFYIGWGQVLRIFPDVHLVQFPVALVCFVVAETLFQHFSSVLQALIKQKALTRILIVQWGGRLAMIAWVMSAHAIISLEESLWIMAVPEMIGVLFFVMLLMKDLNELKHEEKLTNSAKSAENWPDWKEISKMAGHNYGFTLLAAPPQGYFMKMLAAIFLPTQMVAAYGFFISIAERARQYIPLHLLYNLIEPVMIGSYLQNRDFATLNKRCQLLYKSNLVLLIPLLAWIAAAGVFIIATLTGGKYQEYVWLLIVVMLQLTVGSHVVLLQLILNSVGSSVLLVRAGIVALLGMAAFLAATIFINVQFLVVAPLVFSLICNTYIIQALKRQGYPYQLSWKLFFGASISGFIAFLTTWTLTNQNYFFTHNALIISILSGGIIFLVYLGGLYFLNAVHADEIELVKSLLKKKSLVIDKPIEVNIISHLQTEARQVLDKLIPKDAHVILLDYPNNTNVGDSLIWLGEIAYLESRGLTPAYVCDVKNYSEANIRKIINDNSLILMHGGGNFGTIWTEIHNFRLQVLRDFPNIPIVQLPQTIHFNDEAKTKEMADAIATQGNYTLLARSQPSYDFAQGNFSAKIHLCPDMAFFIGAIHTQNTPEFDRFVLARTDHEKSGDRFVESVRAIKSKNTYEIADWLNASWQERLLHRVEIHTLSLRSKIDPNNQVLFYLWNKLSQLRLKRGIALLTRGRVVITDRLHAHVLSILLNKPHVLLDNSYGKIGNFYKTWTHTHSLTRFVTDLTNLHLLADEFDMSLNTKKNSSGSGV from the coding sequence ATGGTGAACTCCCCTTATTCAAAAGAAAGTGTTCGTCTAGGCATTTTGCATTACTTGTTAGGCCGAGGGTTAGCGGGCTTGGCTGGTTTTGCGACAGTGATATTGCTCGTGCGCTATATGGATGTGCAAAGCTACGCTGGATTCACTGCGCTAACGGGATTAATTGCAATGTCTGGCGTTTTTGCAGGTTTAGGCTTAGAGCGGGCAGTTTCAAGGTATGTGCCTGAAGCTCGGCTAGAGCGTAGCGCTAGTGAGCTTGGAAGTTTTATTTGGCGGATTTCGCTGGTGAGGCTAAGTGCAGCACTCTTTGTTTGTTTGATATTTTATATAGGTTGGGGGCAAGTTTTACGCATATTTCCAGATGTGCACCTCGTGCAGTTTCCTGTTGCTCTCGTATGTTTTGTAGTTGCAGAAACATTATTTCAGCATTTTTCTTCAGTGTTGCAGGCACTGATTAAACAGAAAGCTCTGACTCGAATCTTAATAGTTCAGTGGGGAGGGCGTTTAGCTATGATTGCATGGGTGATGTCGGCTCATGCAATCATTAGCTTAGAAGAGTCCTTATGGATAATGGCAGTACCAGAAATGATTGGAGTTCTATTCTTTGTCATGTTGTTAATGAAGGATTTAAACGAGTTAAAACATGAAGAAAAGTTAACTAATTCAGCTAAATCTGCTGAGAACTGGCCTGACTGGAAAGAAATTTCTAAAATGGCTGGGCATAATTACGGATTCACACTTCTAGCCGCGCCTCCTCAAGGATATTTCATGAAAATGTTGGCGGCAATATTTTTACCAACGCAAATGGTCGCCGCCTATGGTTTCTTTATAAGCATAGCTGAAAGAGCAAGGCAATATATCCCGCTTCATCTGCTGTACAACTTAATTGAACCAGTCATGATAGGTAGCTATTTGCAAAATCGTGATTTCGCGACATTGAATAAACGTTGTCAGCTACTTTATAAATCTAATTTAGTATTGCTGATACCCCTTTTGGCATGGATTGCCGCAGCAGGTGTTTTTATTATTGCCACGTTAACAGGTGGTAAGTATCAAGAATATGTATGGCTTCTAATCGTTGTGATGCTGCAACTTACCGTGGGTAGCCACGTAGTGCTATTGCAACTGATATTAAATTCGGTAGGCTCCAGTGTATTGCTGGTTCGGGCAGGAATCGTTGCATTATTAGGGATGGCGGCTTTCTTGGCCGCTACCATTTTCATTAACGTGCAGTTTTTAGTCGTTGCACCTTTAGTGTTTTCCCTAATCTGTAATACCTACATTATTCAGGCGTTAAAGCGCCAAGGATATCCCTACCAACTTTCATGGAAATTATTTTTTGGGGCCAGTATTTCAGGTTTTATTGCTTTTTTGACCACTTGGACACTAACAAACCAGAATTATTTCTTCACACATAACGCCTTAATCATATCAATTCTAAGCGGGGGCATCATTTTTTTGGTTTACTTGGGGGGATTGTATTTTCTCAATGCGGTACATGCAGATGAAATAGAGCTGGTTAAATCACTGCTCAAGAAAAAAAGTCTTGTCATAGATAAGCCGATTGAAGTCAATATCATCTCTCATCTGCAAACTGAAGCACGTCAAGTGCTTGATAAGCTCATTCCAAAAGATGCACATGTTATTTTGTTGGATTACCCTAACAATACAAATGTAGGTGACAGCTTAATATGGCTAGGTGAAATTGCTTACTTAGAAAGTCGTGGCTTAACACCCGCTTATGTATGTGATGTGAAAAATTATAGCGAAGCTAATATTCGAAAAATTATCAATGATAATAGCCTGATCTTAATGCATGGTGGTGGTAATTTTGGCACTATATGGACTGAAATACATAACTTTAGGTTACAGGTGTTACGTGATTTTCCAAACATACCTATAGTGCAACTTCCTCAGACGATACACTTTAATGATGAAGCTAAGACTAAGGAAATGGCTGATGCAATTGCCACGCAAGGCAATTACACTTTGCTGGCACGCAGTCAGCCAAGTTATGATTTTGCACAGGGAAATTTTTCAGCAAAAATTCATTTGTGCCCAGATATGGCATTTTTCATAGGTGCTATTCACACTCAAAACACCCCTGAATTTGATAGATTTGTACTCGCTAGAACAGACCATGAGAAATCTGGAGATAGATTTGTTGAGTCAGTTCGTGCAATTAAAAGTAAAAATACATATGAAATTGCGGACTGGCTAAATGCCTCTTGGCAAGAACGCTTGTTGCATCGAGTAGAAATCCATACTTTAAGCTTAAGAAGTAAGATAGATCCTAATAACCAAGTCCTCTTCTATTTATGGAATAAGTTGTCACAATTAAGATTAAAACGAGGTATAGCTTTATTAACAAGAGGTCGAGTTGTTATCACGGATAGGTTACATGCTCATGTACTTAGTATTTTGCTTAATAAGCCTCATGTCTTGCTGGATAACAGTTACGGGAAAATTGGAAATTTCTATAAAACCTGGACACATACCCACTCCCTAACAAGGTTCGTCACAGATTTAACAAACCTTCATTTGCTGGCAGATGAGTTTGATATGTCTTTAAATACAAAAAAAAACAGTAGTGGCAGCGGTGTATGA
- a CDS encoding glycosyltransferase family 4 protein has product MRGELLQHCVVITCFDCNQPGFLDFSYRINSLAKEYRLTIVSQADITQPELLLAQAKYQVISIGNGKLGWLSYLLKCGWLIRQQKPDIVVLLHSAAAPIALLTASIPTCLYWNEHPTNLIHLPTKFSPIRRMITELLHKLIFFGAKNANLIMPIGEDHQIDLCLHRVDQNKIKMIYMGVSERFLVKRTINEYGMKLPLRLIYVGTVSVQRGRDVMLDAMAILAKEHAEVHLTIIGANEEQLIFCEQRIQHLKIKDYVTVLGRISGEQVPNYLQQADIGICLWEKNPWYEFNPPTKLFEYLTAGLPVLASNIRTHTRYIQDWNNGLIFEYDKTSLAKAISSLYQHRNRIQSLKHNANAAGLQYSWNKLEKVFLQSVRSLLSSKALNK; this is encoded by the coding sequence ATGAGGGGCGAACTGCTGCAGCACTGCGTTGTGATTACATGCTTTGATTGTAACCAACCTGGTTTCTTAGATTTTTCTTATCGAATTAACTCATTAGCAAAAGAGTATCGTTTAACTATTGTGAGCCAAGCTGATATTACTCAACCTGAGTTGCTTTTAGCGCAGGCGAAGTATCAAGTTATTTCTATAGGCAATGGAAAGTTAGGCTGGCTTAGTTATTTATTAAAGTGTGGATGGCTCATACGTCAACAGAAGCCAGATATTGTGGTATTGCTGCATTCAGCTGCAGCACCTATTGCATTGTTAACAGCTTCGATTCCAACTTGTTTGTATTGGAATGAGCATCCAACTAATCTCATTCATTTGCCCACAAAGTTTTCACCAATACGACGCATGATTACAGAGCTATTGCATAAGTTAATTTTCTTTGGTGCGAAAAATGCTAATTTAATTATGCCTATTGGGGAAGACCATCAAATAGATCTATGTCTACATAGAGTTGATCAGAATAAAATAAAAATGATTTATATGGGCGTGTCCGAAAGATTCTTGGTAAAAAGGACAATTAATGAATATGGCATGAAGCTTCCGCTTCGGTTGATTTATGTCGGAACGGTCAGTGTGCAGCGTGGGCGGGATGTCATGCTTGATGCAATGGCAATTTTAGCTAAAGAGCATGCTGAAGTGCATTTAACAATCATAGGTGCAAATGAAGAGCAGCTTATATTTTGTGAGCAACGTATACAGCATTTGAAGATTAAAGATTATGTGACGGTTTTAGGCCGTATCTCAGGAGAACAAGTACCTAACTATTTGCAGCAAGCGGATATCGGTATTTGCCTCTGGGAAAAAAATCCTTGGTATGAGTTTAATCCACCAACTAAGCTATTTGAATACTTAACTGCTGGTCTACCTGTTTTAGCGAGCAATATACGTACTCATACAAGATATATTCAAGATTGGAATAATGGCCTCATTTTTGAGTATGACAAAACTTCTCTAGCAAAAGCAATTTCAAGTTTGTATCAGCATCGAAATAGAATTCAATCTTTAAAGCATAATGCTAACGCGGCGGGTCTTCAATATTCTTGGAATAAGCTCGAGAAGGTATTTTTGCAGTCGGTAAGAAGTCTACTGAGTAGCAAAGCGCTAAATAAATGA
- the epsF gene encoding chain length determinant protein EpsF, whose translation MSFSQLLSILVARIRILAWVFFLTVITTTVISFMLPKTYTATTSLVINSKGADPVTGFMLPPASMAGYMATQVDIIQSRNVALKVVDKLGVVNSPIARSQFEKSTKGEGNITDWYADQFLQNLDVKPSRESSVIEISYQGADPKFSAMLANAFAEAYINTNLQLKIEPAKQAALWFDQEIKGLRQNVELSQERLSAYQKEHGIASSDDRLDIETARLNELSNQLVMAQAQTYDSNSRHSQLKRGVESEAPEVLANPLIQGLKSQLAQADAKLTDLSQHLGQNHPQYQAAQEEVNNLRHLIASETAKTSSSVGQSARVSQQKEAEVRTSLAAQKEHVLKFKSQRDEMAVLLREAESAQRIYDNALQRFGQTNMESKSVQTDVSVLNPAVPPLKHSSPKIFINILLSIILGALLAVGIAIVAEVLDRRVRTAEDLMQMLDLPVLADINQSVKKPGNLAGSIGQFFKKVKFNKRDISKYQLLAK comes from the coding sequence ATGAGCTTTTCACAATTATTATCAATACTAGTCGCACGCATTCGGATACTGGCTTGGGTATTCTTCTTGACGGTAATCACGACTACGGTCATCAGTTTTATGTTGCCTAAAACTTACACTGCTACTACCTCACTTGTGATTAATTCCAAGGGCGCTGACCCAGTCACAGGATTTATGTTGCCTCCAGCTTCAATGGCTGGGTATATGGCAACTCAGGTAGACATTATTCAGAGTCGCAATGTGGCGTTAAAGGTAGTAGATAAGCTAGGTGTTGTGAATAGCCCTATAGCTAGAAGCCAATTTGAAAAGTCCACAAAAGGCGAAGGAAATATCACCGATTGGTATGCAGATCAGTTTTTGCAGAATTTGGATGTTAAGCCATCACGCGAAAGTAGTGTGATTGAAATTAGCTATCAAGGGGCTGATCCTAAATTTTCAGCAATGTTGGCAAATGCCTTTGCTGAAGCTTATATTAATACCAACCTTCAATTGAAAATTGAGCCCGCGAAGCAAGCAGCACTTTGGTTTGATCAAGAAATTAAGGGCTTGCGTCAAAATGTTGAGTTATCTCAAGAAAGATTATCTGCGTATCAAAAAGAACATGGTATTGCGTCTTCAGACGACCGGTTAGATATTGAAACAGCGCGATTAAATGAACTCTCCAATCAGTTGGTAATGGCTCAAGCCCAAACATACGATAGCAACTCGCGCCATAGCCAGTTAAAAAGAGGCGTGGAGTCTGAAGCTCCCGAAGTGTTAGCTAATCCATTGATACAAGGGCTTAAATCACAATTAGCTCAGGCGGACGCCAAACTGACTGATTTATCACAGCACCTTGGTCAGAATCACCCGCAATATCAAGCAGCACAAGAAGAGGTGAATAATTTACGTCACTTAATTGCCTCTGAAACTGCTAAGACTAGCAGTAGTGTTGGGCAGTCTGCTCGGGTATCACAGCAAAAAGAAGCCGAAGTTAGAACCTCTCTTGCGGCACAAAAAGAACATGTACTTAAGTTCAAAAGTCAGCGAGATGAAATGGCGGTTTTACTTCGTGAGGCTGAAAGTGCGCAGCGTATATATGACAATGCATTACAAAGATTTGGTCAGACAAACATGGAAAGTAAGTCTGTGCAAACGGATGTATCTGTTCTTAATCCAGCTGTACCCCCTTTAAAGCATTCCAGTCCAAAAATATTCATCAATATTTTGCTATCAATTATATTAGGAGCACTGTTGGCTGTTGGTATAGCCATCGTGGCAGAAGTGCTAGATAGACGTGTTAGAACTGCTGAAGACTTAATGCAAATGTTAGATTTGCCAGTATTGGCTGATATTAATCAGAGTGTTAAAAAACCTGGAAATTTAGCAGGTTCAATAGGTCAGTTCTTTAAAAAAGTTAAATTTAATAAACGCGACATTTCTAAGTATCAACTTTTGGCAAAGTAA
- the epsI gene encoding exosortase-associated protein EpsI, B-type has protein sequence MKKTISIRHLVIGLSMLCTAGLAVAMKPTIIFADQYEKINLETIVPKQFHGWRMEEMTSHLVNPEEQAAVNKVYSQTLSRSYVNEQGERVMLSIAYGKDQSDSVGVHLPEGCYGGQGFSVRDSIKVIFKTNFGNIPAARLVATKGGRVEPITYWLTVGEKAVYGGWDMKKIKLQYALNGVVPDGLLMRVSSITPDVAYGYALQTRFTDELLTSLSPSQRIRLMGNNATQS, from the coding sequence ATGAAAAAAACTATTTCCATACGGCATTTAGTGATCGGGTTATCAATGTTATGCACGGCTGGTTTAGCTGTGGCAATGAAACCCACCATTATTTTCGCAGATCAATATGAAAAAATAAATTTAGAAACAATTGTGCCTAAGCAATTTCATGGTTGGAGAATGGAGGAAATGACTTCACATCTCGTTAATCCTGAAGAGCAGGCTGCAGTCAACAAAGTATATTCACAAACATTATCACGTAGTTATGTGAATGAGCAGGGTGAAAGGGTCATGCTTTCAATCGCGTATGGAAAAGATCAGAGTGACAGTGTGGGTGTACATTTACCTGAAGGTTGTTATGGCGGGCAAGGCTTTTCTGTTAGAGATAGCATTAAAGTCATATTCAAAACAAATTTCGGTAATATTCCAGCGGCAAGATTGGTGGCAACAAAGGGTGGAAGAGTCGAGCCTATTACCTATTGGTTAACCGTGGGTGAAAAAGCGGTATATGGCGGATGGGATATGAAGAAGATAAAACTTCAATATGCCCTCAATGGTGTTGTGCCAGATGGATTGCTTATGCGCGTTTCTAGCATTACGCCAGACGTAGCTTATGGCTATGCCTTGCAAACGCGCTTTACTGACGAGTTGCTCACTTCATTGTCACCCAGTCAGCGTATACGCTTGATGGGTAATAACGCCACGCAAAGCTAG